The proteins below come from a single Mya arenaria isolate MELC-2E11 chromosome 8, ASM2691426v1 genomic window:
- the LOC128243494 gene encoding protein-glutamine gamma-glutamyltransferase K-like, giving the protein MGRRSRGNAENPPKRTRNRYNLRSESSRAKRDAALGGTDGRRVEITDDEFRENSAALAVVTEGKALTVSSVDLQKETNRAVHHTEEFEQEELVVRRGQPITFKIIFDRNVKTDSDLLFAKFAYGSRPQESKGTLIRLPLNLNGDASTADNWNVKVKDVDKKVLTLTVCSEADSMIGKYELMFETKVKGSENDFANQDLDTFFYLLFNPWCKDDAVYMESEEQRNEYVLNDTGYIWTGNLRMHSARAWNFGQFESPVLEVALTLLDKGELADSGRSSVISVIRCLSALTNSNDDEGLLYGKWGSEYPKPGTKPWEWTGSVAIMEQYHTTGKPVKYGQCWVFSGVVTTLLRCLGIPTRSVTNFESAHDTDCSMTIDKHFNEDGEPIEELNDSTWNFHVWNESYFKRLDLPEGYDGWQAHDATPQELSEGVMRCGPAPIKAIKEGHVYLNFDTGFIFSEVNGDKIEWEVKKDGSMEVVWIDKYAVGANISTKAVGSSERHDLTLDYKYREGSAEERKVVEFVERFSSRRKQNIYKKAIGDKEIDYELILADDSMIGDDLEVGVKVKNLTSGTAKINVTLTMASMFYTGVAGKKIKGDRNEIELASGEEKEVKMPVSAEEYEVAVNPEFMYKVTAACRVIESGRLYASIEAFSLRKPPLVFDVGEKICSSVETIVPLTFKNTTNLKLHSAVFHVEGSYMVKARAFHIRKLIHPDDEITVDVPFYPRRLGNRTVSATFSAEEIANVEGVVNVFVVSKSEWKDESEEEKESAEPITTDETDSKPISSEEGESGGDGEAEPAVIDKEEKPMETGDGVGAGDAPDLEDQPGEQTGDVANGTD; this is encoded by the exons ATGGGGAGAAGGAGTCGTGGGAATGCAGAAAATCCGCCTAAAAGGACAAGAAACCGATATAATTTGCGATCAGAATC GAGTCGTGCAAAGCGTGATGCAGCTCTAGGGGGTACAGACGGACGGAGGGTTGAGATAACGGATGATGAGTTTAGGGAGAACAGTGCTGCTCTTGCTGTTGTAACTGAAG GAAAAGCCTTGACAGTTTCATCCGTGGACCTGCAAAAGGAAACTAACCGTGCTGTTCACCACACTGAAGAGTTTGAACAAGAGGAGTTGGTCGTGAGACGGGGACAGCCTATCACCTTCAAGATAATATTTGACAGAAACGTTAAGACCGATAGTGATCTGCTCTTTGCCAAATTTGCTTAtg GTTCCAGACCACAGGAAAGCAAGGGAACCTTGATCCGACTGCCTTTAAATCTGAATGGTGATGCCTCAACAGCTGACAATTggaatgtcaaggtcaaggatGTTGATAAAAAGGTCTTGACACTGACTGTCTGTTCAGAGGCCGACTCCATGATTGGGAAGTACGAGCTGATGTTTGAGACTAAGGTCAAGGGCAGTGAGAATGACTTTGCAAACCAGGATCTTGACACCTTCTTCTATCTGCTTTTCAATCCTTGGTGTAAAG ATGATGCCGTGTACATGGAGTCCGAGGAGCAGAGAAATGAGTATGTGCTCAATGATACTGGATACATCTGGACTGGAAACTTGAGGATGCACTCGGCCAGGGCTTGGAACTTTGGACAG TTTGAGAGCCCAGTGCTAGAGGTGGCATTGACCTTATTGGACAAGGGGGAGCTGGCAGACTCGGGCCGCAGCAGCGTTATCTCTGTCATCAGATGTCTCTCTGCTCTT ACAAATAGCAATGATGATGAAGGATTGCTGTATGGGAAGTGGGGCTCTGAATACCCAAAGCCAGGTACGAAGCCCTGGGAGTGGACGGGGAGTGTGGCCATCATGGAACAGTACCACACCACCGGCAAACCGGTCAAGTATGGCCAGTGCTGGGTCTTTTCCGGGGTCGTCACCACCT TATTGCGTTGCCTGGGCATCCCCACACGGTCGGTGACAAACTTCGAGTCTGCTCATGACACAGATTGCAGCATGACGATCGACAAACATTTCAATGAGGACGGGGAACCTATAGAGGAACTTAATGACTCTACTTG GAACTTCCATGTGTGGAATGAGTCTTACTTCAAGCGGCTCGACTTGCCAGAGGGTTATGATGGGTGGCAGGCACATGATGCGACCCCCCAGGAGCTGAGTGAGGGGGTGATGAGGTGCGGCCCAGCCCCTATCAAGGCAATCAAGGAGGGGCATGTGTACCTGAACTTTGACACAGGCTTCATCTTCTCCGAAGTCAACGGAGATAAGATTGAATGGGAG GTGAAGAAAGATGGCAGCATGGAGGTTGTGTGGATTGACAAATATGCTGTGGGTGCCAACATCAGCACTAAGGCTGTTGGGTCATCAGAGAGGCATGATCTCACCTTGGACTACAAATACAGAGAAG gATCAGCGGAGGAGAGAAAAGTAGTGGAATTTGTAGAGAGGTTCAGCTCCCGCCGCAAACAGAACATCTACAAGAAGGCCATTGGTGACAAAGAG ATTGACTATGAGCTGATCTTGGCTGATGACAGTATGATAGGAGATGACCTTGAGGTAGGGGTCAAGGTGAAGAACCTGACCTCCGGGACCGCCAAGATCAATGTCACTCTCACCATGGCAAGCATGTTTTACACTGGCGTAGCCGGCAAGAAGATTAAAGGGGACAGGAATGAGATTGAACTGGCTTCTGGAGAAG AAAAAGAAGTGAAGATGCCAGTGAGTGCGGAGGAGTACGAGGTGGCAGTCAACCCTGAGTTCATGTACAAGGTTACCGCAGCCTGTCGAGTCATCGAGTCTGGACGACTGTATGCTTCCATAGAGGCATTCTCCCTGCGCAAACCACCACTTGTATTTGAT GTGGGAGAGAAGATCTGTTCAAGTGTGGAGACCATTGTGCCCCTCACATTCAAGAACACGACCAACCTAAAGCTGCACAGCGCTGTCTTCCATGTTGAGGGATCCTATATGGTCAAGGCCAGAGCCTTCCACATCAG AAAATTGATCCACCCAGATGATGAAATCACTGTTGATGTTCCGTTCTACCCACGTCGCCTTGGCAACCGCACTGTGAGTGCCACATTCTCAGCTGAGGAAATTGCCAATGTGGAAGGGGTGGTCAATGTGTTTGTTGTTAGCAAGTCTGAGTGGAAGGATGAATCGGAAGAGGAAAAAGAGTCTGCTGAGCCAATCACAACAGACGAAACAGATAGTAAACCAATCAGCTCGGAGGAGGGGGAGTCAGGTGGTGATGGGGAGGCAGAGCCAGCAGTGATTGACAAGGAGGAGAAGCCAATGGAGACTGGAGATGGAGTGGGTGCAG GAGACGCGCCTGATCTAGAGGATCAGCCAGGAGAGCAAACTGGAGATGTCGCCAATGGAACAGACTAA